From the Kitasatospora viridis genome, one window contains:
- a CDS encoding LysR family transcriptional regulator, with product MDLDPAQLRAFLAVAEHGHFGRAATELTITQQALSKRVARLEELLGERLLDRDGRGAHPTPAGERLLEPARAVLAACAAAVTAVRGAARPLRLDVWGHLFAPLRTVGAVEFDALEVGHGRDLPSVLGALLRGEIDAGFGRHHALPDGREHELSHRLVRLEPVDAVLGADHPLAGAAALRPADLRDSTLLLPAALARLEFLQRFAERFDLACESTTNMGAEHFLAHLAATPNAVTLLPADAPLPLTPGLRTVPLVDPTPLYAWSLVWPRSNAHPAVPALLRAFAETGRRNRWLEYRPDRDWLPEAERAELGPLGG from the coding sequence GTGGACCTCGATCCGGCCCAGTTGCGGGCCTTCCTCGCCGTCGCCGAGCACGGGCACTTCGGCCGCGCCGCGACCGAACTGACCATCACTCAGCAAGCGCTGTCCAAGCGCGTCGCCCGGCTGGAGGAGCTCCTGGGCGAGCGCCTGCTCGACCGGGACGGCCGCGGCGCCCACCCGACCCCGGCCGGCGAGCGCCTGCTCGAACCGGCCCGCGCGGTGCTCGCCGCCTGCGCGGCGGCGGTGACGGCCGTGCGCGGTGCGGCCCGCCCGCTCCGCCTCGACGTCTGGGGCCACCTGTTCGCGCCCCTGCGCACCGTCGGCGCAGTGGAGTTCGACGCCCTCGAAGTCGGCCACGGCCGCGACCTCCCCTCGGTCCTCGGCGCCCTGCTCCGCGGCGAGATCGACGCCGGCTTCGGCCGCCACCACGCCCTCCCGGACGGCCGCGAGCACGAGCTCTCCCACCGCCTGGTCCGCCTCGAACCGGTGGACGCCGTCCTCGGCGCTGACCACCCGCTCGCCGGCGCCGCCGCCCTGCGCCCCGCCGACCTCCGGGACAGCACGCTGCTGCTCCCCGCCGCCCTGGCCCGCCTGGAGTTCCTGCAGCGCTTCGCCGAACGCTTCGACCTGGCCTGCGAGAGCACCACCAACATGGGCGCCGAGCACTTCCTCGCCCACCTCGCCGCCACCCCGAACGCCGTCACCCTGCTGCCCGCCGACGCACCGCTGCCCCTCACCCCCGGCCTGCGCACCGTCCCCCTGGTCGATCCCACCCCCCTCTACGCCTGGTCCCTGGTCTGGCCGCGCAGCAACGCCCACCCCGCCGTCCCCGCCCTGCTGCGCGCCTTCGCCGAGACCGGCCGCCGCAACCGCTGGCTGGAGTACCGCCCGGACCGCGACTGGCTCCCGGAGGCGGAGCGGGCCGAACTCGGCCCGCTCGGCGGCTGA
- a CDS encoding GNAT family N-acetyltransferase, giving the protein MVGVDTSGPWRDRLAEYLRSQLGGDRVAAFVIEGPGGDITACAIGLVHQGLPGPDHAGIFGQVQTVVTGWPFRRRGYGRAVTYALVEWLTDQGCTLLTLTASDVGAPLYASLGFTPSPRTMRLVLRPFHRA; this is encoded by the coding sequence CGTGGCGCGACCGACTCGCCGAGTACTTGCGTTCGCAGTTGGGCGGGGACCGGGTCGCCGCGTTCGTGATCGAGGGCCCGGGCGGTGACATCACTGCGTGTGCGATCGGCCTCGTCCACCAGGGCCTCCCCGGGCCCGACCATGCCGGAATCTTCGGGCAGGTGCAGACGGTCGTCACCGGATGGCCGTTCCGCCGACGCGGCTACGGACGAGCCGTCACCTACGCGCTTGTGGAGTGGCTGACCGACCAGGGCTGCACACTGCTCACCCTCACGGCCAGTGACGTTGGTGCGCCGCTGTACGCATCGCTCGGCTTCACACCGAGCCCCCGGACGATGCGGCTCGTCCTCCGGCCCTTCCACCGGGCATGA